In Aegilops tauschii subsp. strangulata cultivar AL8/78 chromosome 3, Aet v6.0, whole genome shotgun sequence, one genomic interval encodes:
- the LOC109734729 gene encoding uncharacterized protein, with protein sequence MAPLLSPPLLADLVAKSHSSSTAVRCSGSVRRWAVAGLAGAGRRDRHRRRRTWGRRGFRVSAVATEPRSPEGSAAEDYYAVLGVMPDATPQQIKKAYYNCMKACHPDLSGNDPDVTNFCMFINEVYTVLTDPIQRAVYDEINGFTATATNPFLDDAPRDHVFVDEFSCIGCKNCANVCSKVFEIEEDYGRARVYNQSGNEELIQEAIDSCPVDCIHWTSAAQVTLLEDEMRRVERVNVALMLSGMGSSFDVFRMASTRWEKRQAQVLNKVRMRMSQDDANKGSSWSDIWGSPTRYQKNEEDTKERVKRAAAAARRWREYSRKGADRPPTFKLPEAASNQE encoded by the exons ATGGCTCCTCTCCTGTCGCCACCGCTGCTCGCCGACCTGGTGGCCAAGTCCCATTCCTCCTCCACCGCCGTCCGCTGTTCCGGCAGTGTCCGGCGATGGGCAGTCGCAGGGCTGGCCGGCGCCGGGAGGAGAGACCGCCACCGGAGACGGAGGACGTGGGGGAGGAGGGGCTTCAGGGTGTCCGCGGTGGCGACGGAGCCCCGCAGCCCGGAGGGGAGCGCCGCCGAAGATTACTACGCCGTTCTTGGCGTT ATGCCGGACGCAACACCGCAACAGATCAAGAAAGCCTACTACAATTGCATGAAGGCGTGCCATCCAGATCTCAGTGGGAACGACCCCGATGTGACCAACTTCTGCATGTTCATCAACGAGGTTTACACG GTACTTAccgaccccatccagcgagccgtGTATGACGAGATCAATGGCTTTACTGCAACAGCAACCAACCCCTTCTTGGATGATGCACCCAGGGATCATGTGTTTGTCGATGAGTTTAGCTGCATag GTTGTAAAAACTGTGCTAATGTCTGTTCCAAGGTTTTCGAGATTGAGGAGGATTATGGGCGTGCAAGAGTTTACAATCAATCAGGCAATGAAGAGCTAATTCAAGAAGCCATTGACAGTTG TCCGGTTGACTGCATCCACTGGACTTCAGCAGCACAAGTTACACTCCTCGAGGATGAAATGCGCAGAGTCGAGAGAGTGAAT GTTGCATTGATGCTTTCTGGGATGGGGAGTTCATTTGATGTGTTCCGGATG GCAAGTACGCGCTGGGAGAAAAGACAAGCACAAGTCTTG AATAAGGTGAGGATGCGGATGAGCCAAGATGATGCTAACAAGGGCAGTTCATGGAGTGATATATGGGGGTCACCAACAAGATACCAAAAGAACG AAGAGGACACAAAGGAGAGAGTGAAGCGAGCGGCTGCGGCGGCAAGGAGGTGGCGAGAATACTCGAGGAAAGGTGCAGACAGGCCTCCTACATTCAAACTTCCAGAGGCAGCGTCCAACCAGGAGTGA